In one Candidatus Woesearchaeota archaeon genomic region, the following are encoded:
- a CDS encoding HIT domain-containing protein, producing MQGNDVFCTHLEHWRGNGQMLYESGLAYAILSPTPITPGHVLVVPRMHAAKMADLDEMTGKAMWDAAEDAYNALIGRFYSGREAMQGLHDFYEGLRDHPPNDLGIGERAAGCCEAMLHDPRLYIIPVGYHFGGSGKGVQLTVRDHAHAHLHPIRKDISLSQALANSPDFY from the coding sequence ATGCAAGGGAATGATGTTTTCTGCACTCACTTGGAGCATTGGAGAGGGAATGGCCAGATGCTGTATGAATCTGGTCTGGCTTATGCCATTTTGAGCCCCACACCTATAACGCCGGGCCATGTCCTTGTTGTCCCGCGGATGCATGCTGCAAAGATGGCTGATCTTGATGAGATGACAGGCAAGGCCATGTGGGATGCGGCTGAAGATGCATACAATGCTCTTATAGGAAGATTCTATTCAGGCAGGGAAGCGATGCAGGGATTGCATGATTTCTATGAAGGGCTCAGGGATCATCCCCCTAATGATCTGGGTATTGGAGAAAGGGCTGCAGGATGTTGCGAGGCCATGCTTCATGATCCGAGGTTGTATATTATCCCTGTCGGCTATCATTTTGGCGGCAGCGGCAAAGGTGTCCAGCTTACTGTCAGGGATCATGCGCATGCTCATCTTCATCCTATCAGGAAAGATATCAGCCTGTCTCAGGCACTTGCGAACTCTCCTGATTTCTACTAA
- a CDS encoding DNA helicase UvrD produces the protein MGERIISDLHIHGRFSRATSKQLDFVNLEKYARLKGINLLGTGDFTHPKWLGEIRSNLSEDGSGILKTGSGFHFMLTSEISLMYSQDGRGRKVHLVILAPDLGVVAQINEYLGKKGRLDYDGRPIFGKLPCDMFVDDMRRISTDIEVIAAHVWTPYFGLFGSMSGFDSVEDAFKDQSKHIHALETGLSSDPEMNWRLSKLDRYSLVSFSDLHSFWPWRLGREATIFDAKLDYKSILSAIRNKEIAETIEVDPNYGKYHFDGHRDCKVCLEPKDTVKHKGICPVCGKKLTIGVLNRVEQLADRPLGTKPEGAAPFRRLIPLSDMISALTGSAVSSQKVWKVYYDLIKRFGTELDVLLDAPEEELKKVVDGPLADSIILNRHGNIRILPGYDGEYGVPVLGEMPKRSEFRPKHIQKGLSDF, from the coding sequence ATGGGGGAGCGCATAATATCTGACTTGCATATCCATGGACGTTTTTCCAGAGCCACTTCTAAACAGCTGGATTTTGTGAATCTTGAGAAGTATGCAAGATTGAAAGGCATAAATCTGCTTGGCACTGGTGACTTCACCCATCCGAAATGGCTTGGTGAGATAAGGTCGAATCTGAGCGAGGATGGCTCTGGGATCCTTAAGACAGGGTCTGGCTTTCATTTCATGCTCACTTCTGAGATTTCTCTGATGTACAGCCAGGATGGCAGGGGCAGGAAGGTGCATCTTGTGATCCTCGCCCCGGATCTTGGTGTTGTTGCTCAGATAAATGAATATCTTGGCAAAAAAGGCCGCCTGGATTATGATGGCAGGCCGATCTTCGGCAAGCTTCCATGCGACATGTTTGTCGACGACATGAGGAGGATAAGCACTGATATTGAGGTGATAGCCGCTCATGTTTGGACCCCGTATTTCGGCCTTTTCGGCTCCATGTCTGGCTTTGATTCTGTTGAGGATGCTTTCAAGGACCAGTCAAAGCATATCCACGCTCTGGAGACTGGCCTGAGCAGTGATCCTGAGATGAACTGGCGTCTTTCGAAGCTTGACCGCTATTCTCTTGTCTCTTTTTCTGATCTTCATTCTTTCTGGCCCTGGAGATTAGGCAGGGAAGCTACGATTTTTGATGCGAAGTTGGATTACAAGAGCATCCTCAGTGCGATAAGGAACAAGGAAATTGCTGAGACTATCGAGGTTGACCCGAATTATGGCAAATATCACTTTGATGGTCATAGGGATTGCAAGGTCTGTCTGGAGCCAAAAGATACTGTGAAGCATAAGGGCATCTGTCCTGTCTGCGGAAAAAAGCTGACAATCGGTGTCCTCAACCGTGTTGAACAGCTTGCAGACAGGCCATTAGGCACCAAGCCAGAGGGCGCTGCACCATTCAGGAGATTGATTCCCTTGTCAGATATGATCTCTGCTCTCACTGGTTCTGCTGTCTCATCTCAGAAGGTCTGGAAGGTGTATTATGACTTAATCAAGAGGTTCGGCACTGAACTTGATGTCCTGCTGGATGCTCCTGAAGAAGAATTGAAGAAAGTTGTTGATGGTCCGCTGGCAGATTCCATAATCCTGAATCGGCATGGGAACATCAGGATCCTGCCCGGTTATGATGGTGAGTATGGTGTTCCTGTTCTGGGTGAGATGCCGAAGAGATCAGAATTCAGGCCCAAGCATATCCAGAAAGGATTATCTGATTTCTAG
- a CDS encoding dephospho-CoA kinase, which yields MPKLLNITGPMAAGKSTIADILYKKLKSYAFIDRAYIKKHLQRAGKQNAKRIAKEAVHMMAKELMKLKQNILVQEMNAESLKKKLGLHMKRYGYTLHSFFLHCSVDTALKRDHMRSGKRRPGIVKRIHGYVKPTKHDVIINTEENTMEQTVNRILKEIRKKH from the coding sequence ATGCCTAAGCTTCTCAATATAACCGGACCCATGGCTGCAGGGAAGTCAACGATTGCCGACATCCTCTACAAGAAACTGAAATCATATGCATTCATAGACAGGGCTTACATCAAGAAGCACCTGCAGAGAGCAGGAAAGCAGAATGCAAAGAGGATAGCAAAGGAAGCTGTGCACATGATGGCAAAAGAGCTTATGAAACTCAAGCAGAACATCTTAGTCCAGGAGATGAATGCAGAAAGCCTGAAGAAGAAACTAGGGCTGCACATGAAGAGATACGGTTACACATTGCACTCCTTCTTCCTGCATTGCAGTGTCGACACAGCCCTGAAAAGGGATCACATGAGATCAGGGAAGCGCAGACCCGGCATTGTGAAGAGGATACATGGGTATGTTAAACCGACAAAGCATGATGTGATCATCAACACAGAAGAGAATACAATGGAGCAGACAGTGAACAGAATTCTCAAGGAAATAAGGAAAAAACATTAA